The Cicer arietinum cultivar CDC Frontier isolate Library 1 chromosome 1, Cicar.CDCFrontier_v2.0, whole genome shotgun sequence genome contains the following window.
TAgagaatatgatttttttttttttttgtccttttgCTTTATAGGTTAGGTTAGttgttttagaaattttttgttgtcCCTGCAGTAGTTTAAAATGCACACTTGCTTTATTTTCAGGTACTTATCATGAAAATGCTGGAACATCCTAATATAGTTAATCTCATCGAGGTGATTGATGACCCAGAGTCAGATGACTTCTACATGGGTACTCATGATTAGtttcttattgtttttgtttttttttactgaaatttttacaaatttgaaTGATCTTCAAGTTTGAATAAGAATCCATTGTAAGTTCTGTTCTGTGTTTAACTGCTAACTTTTACTTGTACAGTACTTGAATATGTGGAAGGCAAATGGGTTTGTGAGGGTTCAGGTCGTCAATGTGCCTTAGGTGAAGAGACTGCTAGGAAATACATGCGTGATATAGTCTCGGGATTAACATATCTTCATGCTCATGTAATATCTCTCAACCAATCTTTTTTTGGGTTAATGTTGActcatctctctctctctctgagACACTTATGATACGCTTGTAATTTTCCCAATCTCATGTTGTTTAGTTCATGTATTTCacaatttaatgatttttttcataaaaaatgttttatgaAATGGATTACAGAACTAGATACCgctgcaaaaaaaaaagttgtataaTTTACAGATTGAAGCACATATCCTTCATGCTTTTCAGATCagttttgtgtgtgtgtgtgttgaagctgtaaattttgaataaatctcTAAGTTGTCTGCAACTATGTCTTTTTCGCACCCTGGTAGAAATGCaacttatcatttatttatttgtagatGGTGACACTCATTCATTTTACATGCTTTGAAATCATTTGATCAAGTAATTATGGTGATTCTTTTATTGTTTGAAACACAGAATATAGTTCATGGGGATATAAAACCTGATAATTTGTTGATTACTCGCAATGGGACAGTAAAGATAGGGGATTTCAGTGTCAGCCAGGCTTTTGAGGTAATTCTGAACTATACTTTAAAGATATGAAAGTTGATACCCACATTAACCTTTTTTTATGGGAAATTGAAAATGATTGGAAGAAATGAAAGCTGATGAATTTTTCACTTGAAACTTGAAATTCGTTATTGTCCCAATTGCATAATTTATATAAGCCTCTTgtgttgttaatttttaatacactGATATAAGATATAATAGAACAATTTAGTTAATCTGATGAAGTTATGATTTTTGCTCAAAATGATTAATCAATTAGAGTGTATATGGCGACGTGTTTAATTTTTCCTACATCCCCAAGCACATTCATGCATCCTTCTACATTTTTCATGAGTTATATTGGCCACATTTAATGTGTGCTAAAGATATATCCTGCCAATTAATATAGTACCCATGCTTGCATTCACTTTGCAGGACGGTAGTGATGAACTTCGTCGATCACCTGGCACTCCTGTTTTCACGGCACCAGAATGTTGTTTAGGTTACATTTCTTTTTTCAAGCTTGCAAGATACTTTGCCTTGTGGAATCAATCAATCCCCATATTCTCATTGCAGTTTTGTTTGTTGATGTTATTTAGGCCTTACTTATCACGGTAAAGCTTCTGACACGTGGGCAGTAGGAGTTACTTTGTACTGTATGATATTGGGTGAATACCCATTTCTCGGAGACACACTTCAAGATACATACGACAGAGTAAGATTTATATTAACTTCATCTTCACCCTAACATATTATTATGTAGACTTAATGTTACATATTTTCAACCGGTCCTAATGAAATCCAAACTTCATGTTTTCTTACTTTTCCAGATAGTCAATAATACTTTAGAACTCCCAGATGACATAAACCCGCAGTTAAAGAACTTAATAGAAGGATTGCTTTGCAAAGGTACATGGCATTCAACTTCTGTTAACTCCTGTTAAACGGGGCATAGCATAACTATATATATGCTGAATTTGGATTGActtataaacattttatttgatattatgcATTGACATAAGTGCTTGTCAAAAGTGTTTGGGAGTACTTGCAATTACAAAAACTATTGATATGTTTGTAAGCTGTTTTCACCTTATTATAGTAAATTTTCTATGATAGCTTATGGAAGCAACTTGCAACTTATATGTGTAGAAATAGTTTCTATATCAACACTTAAGTAAACAGTTTATCCAAACACATATTCCATGTCAATTTGCATTGTTTAGCTCTTGTTCCTACACAAACTTTTTTACCaacctaattttattttgtgcCGCTTACACAAACTTATGGTTCTTAATTGAATTTGTGTTTTGCAGACCCAAGTCTAAGGATGACTTTGGCTGATGTTGCTGAGCATGCTTGGGTTATTGGAAATGATGGGCCAATTGGTGAGTACTCGTGTTGGTGTAAACGCAAGAGCCTGGTGAGCGAAGACTTTGAGGAGAGCGATGTGCTTGTTTGAACCACCTCACtcactaaattatttgaagttgGGATTTCTTAATGTACACTGGCAAAGCCCATTAATCTTATTTCGTTTATATATCCGTTTTGACCCTATGTTGGTATGTTCTGATTATAGAGAAAGTCCCGAAGGA
Protein-coding sequences here:
- the LOC101489779 gene encoding serine/threonine-protein kinase GRIK1-like isoform X2, which translates into the protein MVDYRSFSFTRMIGCWSCFGLIKKPRRQRTKRGINNFLSQGLLTDGETEGDEVSYSGDYTSNTTSGDDSEVQNLPNRSEDILNFRAENGMICRPFPVKETVKLVRSEDDNGNKMLNEYIREYKIGSGSYGKVALYESSVDGHHYAIKVLIMKMLEHPNIVNLIEVIDDPESDDFYMVLEYVEGKWVCEGSGRQCALGEETARKYMRDIVSGLTYLHAHNIVHGDIKPDNLLITRNGTVKIGDFSVSQAFEDGSDELRRSPGTPVFTAPECCLGLTYHGKASDTWAVGVTLYCMILGEYPFLGDTLQDTYDRIVNNTLELPDDINPQLKNLIEGLLCKDPSLRMTLADVAEHAWVIGNDGPIGEYSCWCKRKSLVSEDFEESDVLV
- the LOC101489779 gene encoding serine/threonine-protein kinase GRIK1-like isoform X1, encoding MVDYRSFSFTRMIGCWSCFGLIKKPRRQRTKRGINNFLSQGLLTDGETEGDEVSYSGDYTSNTTSGDDSEVQNLPNRSEDILNFRAENGMICRPFPVKETVKLVRSEDDNGNKMLNEYIREYKIGSGSYGKVALYESSVDGHHYAIKSFHKSHLRKLRVAPSETAMTDVLREVLIMKMLEHPNIVNLIEVIDDPESDDFYMVLEYVEGKWVCEGSGRQCALGEETARKYMRDIVSGLTYLHAHNIVHGDIKPDNLLITRNGTVKIGDFSVSQAFEDGSDELRRSPGTPVFTAPECCLGLTYHGKASDTWAVGVTLYCMILGEYPFLGDTLQDTYDRIVNNTLELPDDINPQLKNLIEGLLCKDPSLRMTLADVAEHAWVIGNDGPIGEYSCWCKRKSLVSEDFEESDVLV